The region GAAGACCCTCAAGCGTTTGTCGCGTCTGTACCCTCAGGAGCTGACCGAGCACTTCATCTACCTGCCAGCCGTTAGTCTGGAGCAACTGGGTGATCACGCGGCCATGCAAGACTGGATGGCCAAGTATGAAGAACGCCTGCGTCTGGTCGAGAAGTCGGGTCTGGTCTACAAAGCCAGCCTGCGTGAAGACCATGAGCGTAATGTCTGGTTGCCGGAGGTCGAACTGATCTCCCATGGTCACTCGACCTTCATCACCTTTAACCGTGACTTCTTCGGCAGCAACGACTACAAGACCGTTGTGACCCTGGGCGCTCAACTGAGCACCTTGTTGGACGAAGGCGCTTACATTCAGCGTGGCGAACGTAAAAAAGCCGTGACCGAGTTCAAGGAAGCCCTGGACTGGTTGATGGCCGAAAGCACCAAGCGTCACACCATCCAGCGCTATAAAGGTCTGGGTGAGATGAACCCGGATCAGCTCTGGGAAACCACGATGGACCCAAGCGTGCGCCGCATGCTCAAGGTGACGATTGAAGACGCTATTGGCGCTGACCAGATCTTCAACACCTTGATGGGCGATGCCGTAGAACCGCGTCGTGAGTTCATCGAAAGCAACGCATTGGCGGTGTCCAACCTGGACTTCTGATGCGGGTGTAATACAAATAAAAAAGGCCAACGCTTGCGTTGGCCTTTTTTATTGCGCGGGGACTAAGACGGCGTTTATCAACGCTACAGATTACGGTGCCAACAACAAATCTTGCTCCTGTGCACACAAGGCCAGCAGGAAATCCCATACCACCCGCAGCCTTACCGACTTGTGCAGTTCACGCCGGGTGCTGATCCAGTAGCTTCGTTGCACTGATTCAGCGGGCAGGACGCGTACCAGCTCAGGGTCCTGGCGAGCCATGTAGTTGGGCAGTACAGCAATGCCTAGCCCGGCGCGGGCGGCTTGTTGCTGGGCGATGACACTGGTGCTGCGAAAGGTCACGGTGGGAGTGCGACAAAAATTGTTGAGAAAAAGTAGCTCCTGGCTGAACAGCAAGTCATCGACATAGCCGATCCAATAGTGATTGCTCAGGTCATCCCGGCTTTTCAAGGGAGGTGACCGCTCGAGGTAGTCACGGCTGGCGTATAGCGCAAGGCTGTAGTCAGTGAGTTTACGGGTTATCAACAGGTCGGCATTAGGCCGGTCAAGGTGAATACTGATCTCCGCTTCGCGGTTGAGGATGCTGACGAAACGAGGGACCGCTACCAGCTCTACTTCGAGTCCCGGATAGCTTTCGAACAGACCGCGCAGACGGGATGTGATGAACATGATCCCGATCCCTTCAGTGACGCCGAGGCGAATTTTGCCCAAGGGAGCGATGGCCTGGGTTATTTCTTCCTGGGCCAGCAGTGCCACGTTCTCCATGGCTTCGGCATGTTTGAGTAAGGCTTGCCCGGCGGGGGTCAGTTCATACCCTTGGGCGTGCTGCACAAACAGTGCTGCGCCGAGGTGCTGTTCGATGCTTTCAATATGCCGCGCCACAGTACTGTGGGTGGTATTGAGGCGTTTGGCTGCCGTCAGCAGGCGGCCGCTGCGCTGCAGTTCCAGAAAATACCGCAGGTCATTCCAGTCGAACATTGTCATCCCCTCAATGCCCGTCATCGGCGAGCTGTGCAAAAACGCACAAGCCATGGGTGAAATCGCGCGTTTTCAACTTGAAATTAATCAATAGGATGGCTGAGGACAAGAACAATAAATAAAAGGCGCGAGGTACTCCATGCCATCAGCCAATCAAGTATTTGACTACATCATTGTAGGTGCAGGGCCTGCTGGCTCTGTGCTGGCGAATCGGCTGTCTGCTGATCCCCGGCATAACGTTCTACTGCTCGAAGCCGGCGGAAAAGATAATTACCCTTGGATCCACATCCCGGTGGGTTATCTGTATTGCATCGGTAATCCGCGCACTGACTGGTGCTTTAAAACCGAGGCACAGGCTGGCCTGCAAGGCCGCAGCCTGAGTTATCCAAGGGGCAAGGTGCTGGGTGGTAGCTCCTCGATCAACGGCATGATTTATATGCGTGGCCAAGCGAGTGACTACGACCGTTGGGCCGCTCAAGGGAATACGGGCTGGGCCTGGAACGATGTGCTCCCCCTCTTCAAGCGCAGCCAGAAACACTTCGCGGGTAATAGCGACGTACACGGCAGCGATGGCGAATGGCGGGTTGAACAACAACGTTATAGCTGGCCAATACTGGATGCCTTTCGTGAGGCCGCCGCGCAAAGCGCAATTGAGAGCGTCAGCGACTTCAACACTGGCGACAACCAGGGCTGTGGATATTTTCAGGTCAATCAGCGCCGCGGTGTCCGTTGGAACGCGTCCAAGGCTTTTTTACGGCCTGTGCTCAAACGCCCTAATCTCACCGTATTGACCGATGTTCAGGTGGATAAGGTCTTGCTCAGCCAAGGGCGAGCGACCCACGTCAAGGCCCGCTGGCAGGGCGCTGATCATGCGTTCACGGCGCGCAGAGAGATTGTTCTGTGTGCTGGCGCCATCGGCTCCCCGGGTATTTTGCAGCGCTCGGGCATCGGCCCTCGCCCGCTACTCGAAAGCCTGGGGATAACTGTCCAGCATGAGCTGCCGGGTGTCGGTGGTAACTTGCAGGACCACCTGCAATTGCGGCTGATCTTCAAGTTGACCAAGGCCAGGACGCTGAATCAGGTGGCCAACAGCCTGTGGGGAAAAGTCGGTATGGCCCTGAGATACGCCTATGACCGCAGTGGGCCGCTGGCGATGGCTCCGAGTCAGTTGGGCGCGTTTGTTAAATCCGATCCCGATCAACCTTCTGCCAATTTGCAGTACCACGTTCAGCCGCTGTCGCTTGAGCGTTTTGGCGAGCCACTGCACACCTTCCCGGCGTTCACAGCCTCTGTGTGTAACTTGCGGCCCAAGAGTCGAGGCCGGGTAGATATTCGCTCAGCCAATCCGGATGACGCACCTCTGATTGACCCCAATTACCTGAGCCATCCTGACGATTTAAAGGTCGCAGCAGATGCCATTCGCCTGACCCGGCGCATTGTGGCCAGCCCTGCCCTGCAAGTGTTCAGCCCAGAGGAATACCTCCCGGGCAAAGCTCTGCAAACCGAGCAAGAGCTGTACGAAGCAGCTTCGCGTATCGGTACGACGATTTTTCACCCAGTGGGCACGTGCCGTATGGGGCAGGACGCTCACGCAGTCGTCGATGCTGAGTTACGTGTGCACGGTGTGGCGGGACTGAGAGTGGCGGACGCATCGATCATGCCTGACATTGTGTCGGGCAATACCTGTTCACCTACATTGATGATTGGTGAAAAAGCCGCGCAGTTGATATTGGCAACACCCTTTCATACACAAGAGCAAGAAGCCGGCGTAAGCCGTGCACCAGCAACACCGGTCGCATGAATGTGATCGTGGTTTCGGTCGCAGTCATCCGAAACCGACAGTGGACAACAACAATAATCACTGTGGCCCTAAGGGCTGAGGACATTGAATATGTCGGACTCAATTGCACAAGAGGCTGTCCCCGCCAAGGCGACGACCAGCCGTGAAGAACGAAAGATCATTTTTGCGTCATCCCTCGGGACTGTTTTCGAGTGGTATGACTTTTTCTTGTATGGCGCACTGGCGACCGTTCTCAGCAAGCAATTCTTTGCGGGCGTTAACGACACCACGGCGTTCATCTTTGCCTTGATGGCTTTTGCCGCAGGTTTTTTGGTGCGGCCTTTCGGCGCCCTGGTATTTGGCCGATTGGGTGACATGATCGGGCGAAAATACACCTTCCTCATGACCATCGTACTGATGGGTCTCTCCACCTTTGCCGTCGGCTTGCTCCCCACTTACGCCAGCATAGGCATTGCGGCGCCTATCATGCTCGTGCTGCTGCGCATGCTGCAGGGGTTGGCGCTGGGCGGCGAGTACGGCGGTGCTGCCACTTACGTGGCGGAGCACGCAGCCCCCGGCAAGCGCGGGTTTAATACCAGCTGGATTCAATCCACGGCCACCTTGGGCTTGCTCCTGTCGTTGGTGGTGGTCCTGAGCTGCCGCTACCTGACCGGTGATCAGTTTGAAGTCTGGGGCTGGCGCCTGCCGTTCCTGCTGTCCATCGTGCTGCTGTGCATCTCGACCTGGATCCGCATGAGCATGCACGAGTCGCCCGCGTTCGTG is a window of Pseudomonas taetrolens DNA encoding:
- a CDS encoding GMC family oxidoreductase, coding for MPSANQVFDYIIVGAGPAGSVLANRLSADPRHNVLLLEAGGKDNYPWIHIPVGYLYCIGNPRTDWCFKTEAQAGLQGRSLSYPRGKVLGGSSSINGMIYMRGQASDYDRWAAQGNTGWAWNDVLPLFKRSQKHFAGNSDVHGSDGEWRVEQQRYSWPILDAFREAAAQSAIESVSDFNTGDNQGCGYFQVNQRRGVRWNASKAFLRPVLKRPNLTVLTDVQVDKVLLSQGRATHVKARWQGADHAFTARREIVLCAGAIGSPGILQRSGIGPRPLLESLGITVQHELPGVGGNLQDHLQLRLIFKLTKARTLNQVANSLWGKVGMALRYAYDRSGPLAMAPSQLGAFVKSDPDQPSANLQYHVQPLSLERFGEPLHTFPAFTASVCNLRPKSRGRVDIRSANPDDAPLIDPNYLSHPDDLKVAADAIRLTRRIVASPALQVFSPEEYLPGKALQTEQELYEAASRIGTTIFHPVGTCRMGQDAHAVVDAELRVHGVAGLRVADASIMPDIVSGNTCSPTLMIGEKAAQLILATPFHTQEQEAGVSRAPATPVA
- a CDS encoding LysR family transcriptional regulator, translated to MFDWNDLRYFLELQRSGRLLTAAKRLNTTHSTVARHIESIEQHLGAALFVQHAQGYELTPAGQALLKHAEAMENVALLAQEEITQAIAPLGKIRLGVTEGIGIMFITSRLRGLFESYPGLEVELVAVPRFVSILNREAEISIHLDRPNADLLITRKLTDYSLALYASRDYLERSPPLKSRDDLSNHYWIGYVDDLLFSQELLFLNNFCRTPTVTFRSTSVIAQQQAARAGLGIAVLPNYMARQDPELVRVLPAESVQRSYWISTRRELHKSVRLRVVWDFLLALCAQEQDLLLAP